The following nucleotide sequence is from Euleptes europaea isolate rEulEur1 chromosome 3, rEulEur1.hap1, whole genome shotgun sequence.
GTAGTTTTGTAGCACAAGAGGAGCCCTCAAATATGTTCATTCAGCCACAGAGAAATCCCCTCTCCAGAGCTCTCGTTAGGAGAAGCAAAGAGACAGCAAGTCTCTTCTGAGCAGCTGAAAAGGTGGCTCCTGCCATTTGATACCTTTCACACACTCCCATCACAAAGGAAAGAGCATGCCAGAGGAGTGGGGGAGGAATGACAGTGATCTCAAGTAATAGCAGACTTTGGTGAGACCTGCTAGTAAAAGCTTGCCAGCATAGTctaatggtttggagtggtggactctaatctggagaactgggtttgatcctccacatgaagtcagctgggtggccttgagctagtcacagttctctcaggactctcagccccacctacctcacagggtgtctgttgtgggaagaggaagggaaggtgattgtcagctgcttAGAGCCTCCTTAAGGTAgcaaaaagtcagcatataaaaaccaactcttctggtgACTTGTGAAAGTGCAGAGATTGCCAGATCAGACACGGGCAAGCTTGAATACTTCCAAGAAAATGCCAAAATAGTTAACTGCTGTTAATTTAAAATGCACTAATATTATTCTCTGAGAGGGTATATTTTCCCTGTTCCATTTACAGTACAGATCAACATTTCTGCCCCAGAACCGCAGACAGAAATTCATATGCTGGAGTAAGATCTCTCTCCTGATGCACTCATCCTATACAATAGCAATCCCTCACACTCAGCTCATTTGGGACACAGAAGGGCAACCTGTTGAATGCACCTGCTTATCCTGCCCACCGTAGTGTTTGGTGAGCCAAACAGGATAGGCTGCTAGATGAGTGGATCTTTAACTGCAACCCAGTTTGCTTCCTCCCTGCCACTTATAAGGCAGCCATCTTTCCCCAAAGCCAGCTAAGGGAGGGAGGTGAAGGAACCGATTAATACTCGTGTAATTTTTAAACTGACAATCTTTGCAGATGGCTATTTCCCTGTGCAAAATCTGTCTTAAGTGTTGGCTTCTGCTTCATAGCAGCTGCCTTTAGAAAAGCCAAGCATCAAAGTAATTATCTCGCAGAATCACATATGCCAGAGCAGCACTCCATCTAACCTGACTCAGTGGGCTATAGACTGACGTGCAGGTCTTGCTCAAAAGGCACTTTAAACATGCTTTGTCTTTCACAAATGCACGAATTTGGTACTTAAACATACAGAATGCTCTTTACTAGAAATAGCTGTCCCGGGGGAAGCGCATCTTTGAGCCGTGCCAGGTACATGCCGATAATGATCATGTGGAGCAAAAGTAAGGCATGAGCCCCAGCTAAGGCTGCAAAAGCCTCACTAAGTTCAGAGATCTGAACCCACCTCTGAGTCTCAAAGAGAAACAAGCTGAGACCAGCGGGCAAGCTCAAAGCACAAACACCCAATACAGTACAGGCTAGTTTCCACCCATCTTTGTCTTTCAagcacagggcctgcaagatgacAGTGGCAACATAAAGGCACAACACTGGTGTGGAATAGACACAAACTCTGGAAAAGAACAGCGCAAATTTGTTGATGCCCATCTTTTCTAAGTCCTTGGACAGAAGGCAATCCAGTTTTTCTGCTTCCTCGTTCCACAGGCAGAAGTTGTAGAAGCCAATTCTTTTGGTTGGAAGGCTGACAATATTCCCAGCTTCCCAGATGAGAGCATAAAACAGCAAAGCAATGTAACCAGTCACCAGGAACAGATTACCCATATATAACAGATATGTTTTCCACCATAGTCCTATATTGGAATTAGAGATGGCTCTTTGAAAGCAGTTCGGCACTTTCATCCTGAATTTACCTGCTAGGATGAACAGAAGATCAGTTTAAGGTATATTCCAAAACAGTCTGAATCATGATGGTCAGACACAGAAGAAGATTTTCTGTTTACAACTATTCTTGGGCAGCTTTGCTTAGGAAGACTAAGTGGGAACAGATGTTCACCCCAGAGCATATGGGTGCACCTGTGTTAGAGAGGTGTATACAACTTAGAAATATCGCAATTGACAGTGCTGTGCCATTAAAgtgatggtggggtgggggcttcttTGCAATTGTTTTTCAAATTGACAGAAAACAGACCATCAGGAGGGGAATTAGGTTCTCATAATTACTGATGTCACAGCCAGGATCCAATAAGAAAACATAATATGTAACCACAGCCCATAAATCTACAATGGATTAGACAGCAGAGAGAATGATCCTGTTTTCCTGGCAACAAAAAGTTGTGGAGATGAGACTGCTGACAAACAGAATCACTCTCTTAAGAATAGGCTTGTGACTCCTATGCAGAATTGCATTTGATAAACTTAACTGCCAGGTCACATTTCCTGAAAGGTGATCATATCAGGAAGTCAACAGTGAATAGTGTTCTACAAGAGTTCTTTCACTTTCTGTTACTACAAGTACAAAGGATGCTTCAACCTACTTTACAAATGTAGGagaaaaaacaatgcaataaagcaGAAGGATGGGCTGCACCACtccagactgcaggtgggggagGTTCCAATTTTGGAGTACCCCTATGTAAAAAGCTCCCCACAAAACATAAATTAACTATAGCAAGTAAAGAGGGCAGAGATGCTTTCATTCCTGCTAACTTTTCTATTTGCATGGAGAGTTTGTTGTTTTTTAGTGAAAAGGCCATTCAAAGCTAGTCTGCACCTGCAGTCTGCACATTGTCTCATGACTCTGCCATTTTGATTTTAGTTACCCTACCACAGACACTAGAGATGACAAACTGTTAAAACAGTATTTAGATTAATAGACTCATACCTTTAATGGAAGCTTCTTTTGCTGTAATCCCAATGTTGGTTTCAAAGTGATGGTCCGCTTTCTTTAGTGTATCTGCTTCCTTTGTGCTACACTTTCTCGGCTTTAACTTCAGACTAATGGTATCTGATTGAAGGGAAAAAATTAACACTCTGAATCAAGTTTTACTGTGGGGGAAAAAGACACCCACCCTATACAGTGAGTCAAAAACTGAGGTAGTCTGTTAAGGGCACTGGCTTCCAAGAAGAAAATGTTTCCATAGATAAGTAAATATTGTGTAATATTACATCTACTTTCGCCAGTTGACTTTCAGTAATAAAGGAGGTATGCACCCACTGCTGAACTAGGCTGTATCTATCTACACGTTGCCTAATATTGCACTGTCATTGCGAAGTAGCAGtcatttgcagctggattttgctgGGTGGACAAGACTGTCCAGGAGGCGAGAGAGCTATAGCACAACTGTGTGATGTCCAGCGATGCAGACTCAGCTCTACATGGCTgtgaaaggggattagacagattaatgggaGCACTGATCTATCCATCTCAGTGGAAGCTTCCTGTTCAGAGGTAGTCTCTTTCAGTAGCAGACAGAGGAGAGCTTTTGCTACCATATTTGGCACAGCCCACCCCCCCTAAGAACTTCAAGCTGGCCACTGTTTTCTGGAGTAGATGGACCCTGGTTTGTTTTTGTGTTCTGCCAGGGTCCCTGTGATTTGCTCCAGACCATACTAGCATTTTGCACCAGCAATCGGAAAGCAGGGAGAACAGATTGGGAGGAACACTGTGGCCAGCTGTAATGTCCTAAACTGTGCTTTGGTCGGCTCTTCCTGTCTTCAGGTATAAACTTTAGGTGTAGCTAGAGATGTGCGCCCTTGGATTTGTCAACTGGGTTCAGGACTGGAGGGGCCAAGATAATCTAATATTATTTCTACCATTTATTTTGATTGTATTTTTTACTGTTTTAAGTCAGTTTGTGAAGAAAAGTGAGGAATAAATTTTCTAAGTATGTAAATTTTCCAGAAGTTTTGGAGCCCCGAGAGAGACAGCGAGAAAGACAAATAAGCATAGTgagcaaaaataaaaggaaagaagaaaacaggTGACAGGAAAGGTAGTTGAAAGCTCCATATATTAATTAGGAAGCCCAGGAGAGGTAGAGGAGGACTTGGCAGGACAGGAACAGGGAAAGATGAAGAAGCCAGGGCAAGATGCAGTCCAGTGGGAAGTGAGGAAGGTTGGGTAATGTGAAGGAGCATTTGAGAAATCCAAAGAAAATACACATGGAGCCCTATCCACACAACCCAGATCCAGTTATTCTTCTTGTTTCCAAGTGGCCAGGCTCTGCCTAATGGAGGATCAAAGCCTTTAGGAAAGGTCTCAAATTGTGAGAAGAACCTAAGGCAAACAAATCAGTGAAACCTGGCAAGTCCATTAAAGGGACCGGCTGTTCCCTTTGAGAAAGCTCTGCTCTATGTGCTGCTACTATTTCCCTCCCAGTAGGTGGGGATATTAACCTTTTCAGCGGTAGTGCAGGGCCTTCTAGGTGGTAGCATTGTGGAATTCATTCAAGTTCACTGAACTCAAGATGAAACCAGTTTGTCACACAGGAAGTGTAGGTAAAACTACGTAAAACTTCAGGAAAGAGGCAAAACCCCGCTTCCGTAAACCAAAAGGCTGACGGCACCGTGCAAGGAAATGGCCAGACGTGCTGGGTTTTCGGGACAGCTTTCCCAAAGCGGGCTGCCCTTGTACTGTTCCTAGCGCCATTCCGCCTCGTGCCCTCCGAGCGCACCCAAACGGGAGGAAGGCCACACAGTCAGGGAAGGAATAACGGAAACAAAAACTCCTCCCCCGCCAGCAGCGCTACGGGAAATCCCAGGCAGACAACGGTGCGAAAGGggggatgaggggggggggagcgagggaGAGCCGGGAACTGCTGAGGCATCAGGAAAGGCGAccgtgccgggggtgggggtggggggtgagggtgAGCCTCTCCAAACGAGCACCCCGAACAGCCACGAAACAACGCTTCCAAGCGGCCCCAACTCTTCTTTGTTCAAAAGTCATCAAAAcatttcacattctagctgtatctgaagaagggagctgtggctcacgaaagctcacaccctgccagaaaatattgttgttagtctttaaggtgctcctggacccttgctcttttctactactcacgaaagctcctaccctgccagaaaatattgttgtcagCCTTTAAGGGGCTacactggactctcgcccttttctactactgcagacagactaacacggcgacccacagaaaatatttgcgtgagtctttaaggtgctcctggactcttgcccctttccaCCAAAGCATTTCAGTTCAGCATAAGCATCAGCACGAGAATAAAGGGTGGGAATCCTTACTTGCTTCCTAGCGTCGGAGACCCTTCGCCTCTCCAGCCAAGCTGTCTATTCCTCGAAGGGTTGTTTATGGCCTGGGAAAAGGGCCTGAGCCCCGGTCAcgtgcagcagcagccgccggcgctccctgggggggggtggggaggcctacTCCCCTTTCGTTTTCGCTTTCCCTTCTCTAGCAACAGCTGCAAGCGGCTTCCGGGGCTGACCTCTGCTGGCCCTCTCGAAGGACCTCGCGTGGGTGCGGAGATGGCGTCACCTGACGTTCATGACTGGGTCTGCAAATATGGGTTGCCAGGAGAccaagggggcccacccacaactataaggctatcatttaattctgtagtagaaaagggcaagagtccagtagcaccttaaagactaacaagaatattttctggtagggtaggagttttcgtgagccgcagcttgAAAATCATTTAAttttgtagtagaaaagggcaagagtccagtagcaccttaaagactaacacaaatatttttctggtagggtaggagcttggccctggttagtacttggatgggagaccataaaGAAATAGCAggctcactatgcagaggaaggcagtagcaAAACACCCCTGCTGGCCTTTTGCCTTGAAGGccatactgggttgccataagtctgttgcaacttaacagcactttacgtACATCCACATGGATTTTTTTTGCTAAGTTTGCTTCCCGACCGGACTGCTGTTTTTAATGCCTCTGAATTTGCAGCAGCAATAAATGCAGAGAAGAGACTGCATATCTGTGTATTCGGCTAACAACGTCTTTGATGCACTAGTACGGCTATTAAGATTTACCTTTAACGCAAATACAGTATGAAAACAGTTTTCAGGAAACAGGCAGGACTCATGAGCATTGTTTTAGAGCTGTATAACAGGAAGGGGGTTCAATAGGTGCATTTGACAAGTCAGAAATGCAGTGTTTTTGACAGAGGCCATTTAATGCCTGAGGCAAGGGTTCTGTCTAATGGATTTGAGTGATCAAAAGAAGCTCAGTGAAGCAAGGTACCTTCGGCAacacaaataatatatattatatatacacacacacacacacatatgcaacaACTGTTCCCAGCAGCTCCAGGTCTCCCATGAAGACCCTTTACTATTGCTTCTTCTTTTATACTTTAAAGCTTGCTTCGACACAGCCTTCCAGTATGAGTATCAGCTGGCAATCATGCTGACTTTCCTTTTGTGAGATTCACAGGGACAAATGGCGAACTTGCCTGTCTATTCAAGTCATTGTGTGTTCAACTGcggagattcccccccacccccattttccttTTGTGCCATTCACAGGGATTCTAGTTAGTTTCAGCAGTGTGCGTACAAAGGAGAATCTCCCCCATTTTACTCTTGTGGATGCAACTCTGTACTCCattttgggttgtgaaatggccactggcggggtggagaggggggaaagggaagggggcagggtgaTGTTTTTGTCAGGTcagcactactgccaatgacaatgcagcagttaaaggggcagggactcaggcaCTTCCAGATTTCTCTTTGTGATTATACTGTGCCCAAGAGGCTGTCCAGGACTTTCTTAACTACAAGcaacaccatgcataaggttttccaatctTGGGATATAagagtgtgagacatgagagggacgaACAGGGACATCCAACCTAAGCTGCGTAAGTAGCCTTAGTTTCTAGGGCTTGCACCTGACACTCGGCTATTAGGAAGGTTGAAGTCTAGGAGGAAATGATCCTGCAGTCACTTTGATGGACTCTAGCTGCCAATATGCTCTCTAAGCTAAGATAAAGTTGCCTGAGGACACCATTCACTAGTCCTCCTTAAAAGGTTCTTCCACAATGGCACTACACACAGAGACCAGAATGTATAATCAACAATGGTTGGAACAAGCCATTGCTTGTCACATACTTGTGAATGGCACAGGAACTCTGCCAGAAAGAAACATGCGGACCCTCTGcctcaaagaaaaacaagatgcaGTAGAGGAATGGGCTGTGTTTGTGTCTATGTGCAGAAATAtacatggaggagtagggaatgcTGTACTttcctaggttttttttttaaactcactgCCTCATAGAGGTCACTTGATATACCTCAGACTCTGTGGCAAGATATCTGTATATGTTCACTATGAACTCAGGTATCTGCAAAGGCACTGCCTTGATGTCTCCCATAGCAAATTAGTCATATGAGAGCCTTCTTTGTGTGAAACCCCTCAGGAGTAATGTGAGCAGGGTAACTCAAATGGACTTGTATATTCTGGTTAGCACCAGGGAGACCTTTTAAGAAGCTCTTGATATGTTTTCCATTGGTTGGCTTCCATTTTTTAACTCCCCAGCATGCCAAGGGTATAACGGTCAACAAAGCTTTCTAGATAGGATGCTACAGTTGCCATCTCTGGATAGGGAAATTGCtcgagatgtgggggtggagcctggtggggtttgaggaagggaggggcctcagcagggtataatgccagagactctaccctccaaagcagacattgtctccaggtaaactgatctttgtattctggaaagcagttgtaatttcaggagctccgaaaaccccacctggaggttggcaaccatacaagaTGCTGAAGATGCCCTTAAAGTCATGGTCTGAGAAATCTTCTAATTTGATGAGTTCGGGAGAGGTCAAAAGCTTGCACATTGTATTATGTTGTTTtgatcttaataaaaggtatgtgttttatgtgagggcgatctggctgtgacatctgtcaccccattgatcgccagggttgattcggctgatctggctggctaggcggttgtcccctacctccctcaccactccatgtgcgtccctcccgaagctgtgcactcggtggaagaggatgaccatcccagataggagtgtaccgttctttggtcaagggtatacgatagctgcactcccctgctagaacctccaaacaagaacaagtatgtgtttttaaaattttagcTATTCAAAAATTTCCTGCAATTTTCTAATCATGTCCCATGGGTGGTCCTGAATTTTTCTATATGTGTCCTCTTTGCACTGTTTACAGAACTTCAGCACCTctcaatgtttgtttttaaacaaaaagtcCTTACTCCTTAAAAGCCTTTCTGCAACTCTGATCTCCTTAAGAGTCATATAATAATCTAAATGGGAATACATCAAAAGGCATATCTAATATGATGGCCTTGTGATAGATCCTGTTAGCAAAACAGCCTGAAGGCTGAACTGCAGTTTCCTTGAAGATTCCTATTGTATACTCTCTGGAAACTAGGTCTGTTGCTGTCCCTATGTTCTCCCCCGCAGAATTCATAGATGCAAGAATACACTCTTGGTGGGGTAAACATTGGAGTGTTATGGACATATAATACAGTTCAGTGTAGAAGTCATCTTAATATGCAGCACTTCTAAAATTCTGGTCATGGGGTCAGCCAGGCTTCTAGCTGGGTATGGGAAACAGTGAGATAACTAAGGTGTAAATTCATTGCGGGAACTGGGCCTGTCTTTCATGCATCAAGCATAATTACAATTTCATTGGTGGGGTTTCTTtgtaattcgggggggggggaatcaaattaCAGTGACCAAGTTAGAAACTATACCTAAATCTGACCTGTCCCTCAACAATGACAGGCTTGGTTACAGGATATAGAGTCCATTAATGTAAATGTTCCAATATACTAAAATACTCAGGCAATTAAGTACTAGCATAAGAAAACCTCAAGCTCAAAGCCTAATTGCATGCTGTACTTTTCCCAGGTCCACTCCTGGGTCCAGTCAACAGATGAGCGCTGGGCCTTCCATACTTGGACCCCAGTTCCCAGGTGTGTGCAAGGTCGATTAAAATCTGGATCACAGTGTCCATGGAAAGGGGGTTGAGCCTTCTCCTCAATGCTGTTTTCTCAACCTGAAAGAGCCCCAGGAAGTTGCTGTTTGATCCACTGGAGAAATGTAACATGTTTTGATAGACTACACATTAAGCTTCACCCACGGGATAAATGGCATCTCCTCTGGGCCATATGAAGTTGGAGAAATGGTGGAGTAGAAAGGCTTAAGTCCTCCCTTTCCATGTGTACTATGGTGGTGGTCAGAATTGGGCCTGACCTTGGAAGCATGTTGACCCAAACCAGGGACAGACCCAGGAAAAGTATAACATGTAACTAGGCCTTTAGGCAATAGCTCCAGAAGGATAGCTGCGTCAGTTTGATGCAGTGACAATAAACAGGATTTTTGTGCTTTTCCAGGGATTGTTGTATGTTGGTACAAAGAAAAATGTGCATGGCCTTGTATTATgtatgccaggggtccccaacctttttgagcctacaggcacatttggaattctgacacggtgagcacagcaaaatggctgccacaggaggcggagccagccaccaaatgaTTGACACAGCTTAACCTCAGTAATACAATGTAGATCCttgcactgtggtggcagctgctgccaaagcaatgtttttaaaaagctgcacagccaatcaaatctccaatagtctatcagaagccttgctgggcaaaaagacccatctggccccacccacttcctaaaaaaactTGGCGggccccagaaaaggtgttggcggatgGCCAGGCACCACGCTGGGGTCCCCTGATGTATGCATGATCTGACACAATATGTAACAGCACAACCAAGCCTATGGCAAACTGGGATCTCTTGAAGGCATTCGTTTCACTTGTCTTTCAGATTTATATAAACCACACATTCTGATTTTCCCCTTTGCCAGCAGGTATGACCCATTCCACACATTTGTCTAAGGGCCCAACTAATATGATAAGAGTAGAAGCATGTGGGTTCTGTTCACGTTTAAAGTGGTGGTGTGGCTTATTTTTATGTAAAAAGAGCATATAGGAGAGGAAACTGAACactccccctctccctgcctcacTCTGTTGTGCTGTTGCTAGAAGCACCTTTCTCCTCGGTCCAGTTTAATTCCACTGCTGAAGCTGAGATGGGCTGAGAAGAAAAGGCTTCAAGCAATGGAATACAGTGAGGCAAAAAGTGAGGGACCTGGGCGCTCTTTCTTGCATGAAACACAGACTCTCCTCACTCCCGCTTTATATTCAAATAAGGCAGTCATGTCTAGTTAGGCTTTAAGTGACTTTCTTAAGAGAAGCCAAGATTTTAACACTGATTCTCCTTTCAAAGTCAGAATGGATCAGAACCTATTAGGAAAGATTTTCCTCAACTTATTCCAAGAAACCCAAGTGCCCCAGTTCCTCCCTCTTCAGTTATCCATTTTGTTAAAACAACATAACCTTAATTCATAATTTGACCTTTCCCCTCTGAAATTTGccaacaataaaacattaaaataaatccaTTCATATTTCAGTGTTGTTTTTATCTGTCACAGAAGCCTCTGTGGGTGGTGTCCAGCTATATTTGTATCCTGTGTTCCAAAAGCCTGTTCCAGCATAACTCCTCGGCCCTGAAAACACTTTTCTGCATTGTCCAAACACCACATACAAAGCCATCTGCCTCCGAAGATTGTCCTTCATCTATATATAGTCTTATGGCTATATGCTTTGCCATATTTGGTACCCAGAAATTGTATCAGTTCCTAAGCATGAAAGGAAATCCTCTCAGTGGATGAAAGGTCTTGTGTTGGGGGCCTACGATTCAGGCACTCACTTTTGATTCTCTTGGGGAAAAACTTGCTTTCACTGTGGCACAAAAgggttttggggggcattttttgtcTGGTGTTTAGTAGAGACGTAGAATGGGATGTTTCACTATCTTCACAGTGCTTCAATAAGATTGTCTTGTTAGCTTCCTTTTCAGTTGACAGGGTAGCCAGACGTGGTCTGCACAGATAAACAGAGTAAGTTAATCATGTCACGAATTCCCAAACTGTGAGAGGATTATTTATCCTGACCACTTGCAGCCTATGTGTATGAGCTAATCCAGTCATTGTTTGCTGCTGGTAATTCCAAATTGCCCAAtacaaaataatttaaatcaTTCCCTTTCTGAGCTTCAATGAACAAGTATGCAAATAACTGTCTGTTACTACTAAGAGCCTTACCTGTGTTATAAAAGATTTGGACTCAACCTGTTTCATCAACTGTGTTGAAGTGTGTTAAGGCATCTTCTTAGTCTGTTTGgggtttttgctgcaacaggatAACACAGCTACACCTCTGAAACAGGTTGAGTCCATGGAAATTTACAATATAATAAATCTTTTATAATGCCACcctaaagcagagttacaccattttaagtccattgattctgcttaggatggtacttagtgtttagaatcatagagttggaagggaccaccagggtcatctagtccaaccccctgcacaatgcaggaaattaacaactaactctccccacatccccagtgaccccaaccctcccccggcCATGCAGAATCTCACAATCAAAgaactcccaacagatggccatctagcctctgcttaaagacctccaaagatggggactccaccaccctccgaggcagcacattgcaccgtcgaacagccctcaccgtcagaaagttcttcctaatgtttaggtggaatcgcttttctattagtttaaatccattactccgtgtcctagtctctggagcaacagagaacaagctagttccctcatcaacatgacatcccttcaaatatttaaacatggctataatgtctcccctcaaccttctcttctccaaactaaacaaacccaactccctaagcctctcctcatagggcatggattctagACCTtagaccattctggtcaccctcctctggacacactccaacttgtcaacatccttcttaaattgtggagcccaaaactggacacagtattccaaatgaggtctgaccaacgcagaatacagtggtagtattacttcccttgatctagacacaatactcctattgatgcagcccagaattgcattggccttcttagccgccatatcacactgttgactcatgttcagtttgtggtccactaagactcccagatcattttcacatgtactgttatcaagccaactatctcccatcctgtacctgtgccttatgttgtttttgcctaggtgaagtactttacacttctccctattgaaatccattttattgcttatggcccagctctccagtctatcgaggtcattctgaactttgtccctaccctccggggtattaactacccctcctaacttggtgtcatctgcaaatttgattagcatgctctctattccatcatccaagtcatttataaaaa
It contains:
- the TMEM140 gene encoding transmembrane protein 140, whose translation is FILAGKFRMKVPNCFQRAISNSNIGLWWKTYLLYMGNLFLVTGYIALLFYALIWEAGNIVSLPTKRIGFYNFCLWNEEAEKLDCLLSKDLEKMGINKFALFFSRVCVYSTPVLCLYVATVILQALCLKDKDGWKLACTVLGVCALSLPAGLSLFLFETQRWVQISELSEAFAALAGAHALLLLHMIIIGMYLARLKDALPPGQLFLVKSILYV